The Dyadobacter sandarakinus DNA window GGATGGCAATTCCGTTGCGGGTGATGATCATCAGATCGTCCTGCTCGGTTACTTCCTTGATCGCGACAAGTTTACCTACCTTGTCCGTAGCGTTCATGGTCGAAACTCCTTTTCCACCCCGGTTGGTAATACGGTAGCTGTCAATATCCGAGCGTTTTCCAAAACCATTTTCAGAAACTACCAGGAGTTGTGCATCTTCGCGGCTGATACATACCATACCGATGGCTTTGTTGTCAGGATCATTCAGGTTGATGCCCCTTACTCCTGCCGCGGTACGTCCCATCGGGCGCACGCCTTTTTCATTGAACCGCACTGCCCTACCCGCACTGGAAGCAATCACGATGTCGTTGTCACCGTTGGTTAATGCCACATCAAGCAGGCGGTCTCCGTCATTGATGGAGATTGCAATAATTCCATTAGTCCGCGGACGTGAATAGGCTTCAAGCAATGTTTTCTTGATTGTCCCCTGCCGGGTACACATAATGATGTAATTATTGTTGATATAATCCTCATCAGAAAGTGTCTTCACATTGATCACCGAGCGGATGGAATCTCCGCCTTCCAGGCTGATCAGGTTCTGGATCGGACGTCCTTTGGACGTTTTGCTGCCTTCCGGTACTTCATATACTTTCATCCAGTAGAGCTTACCGAACTCGGTAAAGATCAGCAGGTAATTCAGCATTGTAGCGGAGAAAAGGTGCTCGGTAAAGTCGGTATCCTTGGTCTTCACACCTCTCGATCCTACCCCACCCCTCGTCTGCGTACGGTACTCGGCCAGCGGCGTACGCTTGATATAACCTGCATTGGAAATGGTAATGAGCATCTCCTCGTCAGCAATCATATCCTCATCACTGAACTCCTCAGCAGCGAACTCGATCTTCGTGCGGCGCACATCACCGTAGCGCTCCCTGATTTCGGTAAGCTCTGATTTAATGATATCGTACTTCCGGGATTCGTTGGCAAGAATGTCTTTCAGGTCTGTGATCAGCACCATGATCTCTTCGTACTCCTTCACGATCTTGTCTCTTTCCAGACCGGTCAGACGCTGCAAACGCATTTCCAGAATCGCCTTGGCCTGAATTTCACTCAGGCTGAACTGCTCGATCAAGCCGCTTTTCGCAGCATCGGGATCAACCGAGTTCCGGATCAGGGAAATAACTGCATCCAGATTATCAAGTGCAATCAGCAAACCTTCCAGGATATGCGCACGCTTTTCTGCTTCGCGGAGTTCGTACTCGGTACGGCGGGTAATCACCACAATGCGGTGATCCACGTAATGCCTGATCAGGTCTTTCAGGTTAAGGAGTACCGGCCGGCCTTTTACCAGCGCCACGTTGTTCACCCCGAAAGATGATTGCAGCGGCGTGTACTTGAATAAATGGTTCAGTACGATGTTGGGTATCGCATCTTTTTTCAGATCAAAAACAATGCGCATCCCGTCACGGTCTGACTCATCCCGGATATCTGAGATACCATCAAGCTTTTTGTCGTTGATCAGACCCGCAATCCGTTCAATGATCGCCGCCTTGTTGGCCATGTACGGGATCTCGGTAACGATGATCTGTTCCTTGCCCGTTTTAGAGACTTCAAACTGCGCTTTGGAACGCATGATAATGCTGCCCCTGCCTGTTTCAAGCGCAGAGCGCACACCCTGGTAGCCGTAAATGATACCACCAGTCGGGAAATCGGGAGCTTTGATGTATTCCATCAGTCCCTGGACGGTAATGTCCGGATCAGCCACGTATGCCAGCACACCATCCACTACTTCCGACAGGTTGTGCGGCGCCATGTTGGTCGCCATACCTACCGCGATCCCTGAGGATCCATTGACCAGCAGGTTAGGGAATTTGGCGGGGAGTACGGTAGGCTCAGAAAGTGAATCGTCAAAGTTGGGCTGAAAATCAACCGTATCTTTGCCGAGATCATTCATGAGCTCATCGGCAATCCTTTTCAGCCGCGCCTCGGTATAACGCATCGCCGCCGGGTTGTCTCCGTCGATTGAGCCAAAGTTTCCCTGACCGTCCACAAGCGGGTAGCGCAGGGACCATTCCTGGGCCATACGTACCATCGTATTGTAAACCGACGAGTCACCATGCGGGTGATATTTACCTAAAACCTCACCTACTATACGTGCTGATTTCTTGTGAGAGCGATTATAATTGACACCCAGCTCCGACATCCCGTACAACACCCTCCTGTGCACCGGTTTCAGACCGTCGCGGACGTCAGGTAGCGCGCGCGAGATGATAACGGACATTGAATAGTCAATGTACGCCCCACGCATTTCATCCTCAATGTTAATGGGGATAATGTTTTCACCAGAAGCTTCTGCCATAAAAAATTTAGAAGATAATCAAATGTTTGGCCAGGGGCAGATCAGTGTTCATCCCTGATTATTACTAGAAAATTGTAAGTTTCCGTTTGCCAAATTTCGCGATTTCCTGCCACTCTAACAAACTATCTTTTGCCCTATTTCAGCCCGGTACGCCTATTCGCATGATCCATCGGGCATTAACCTCCAAAAGCTTCCGGACAAAACTTAATTGGCATCTCTCGGTAAAATTTAGTTTCTTCCAACTTCTATCCCTAACCTGCTTTCTAACCGCTGTTATGCCCCTACTGCTGACGTTTTTTGCCATTCTCGCGCTCATTATCCTCATTGCCTGGCTCAAAATCGACACCTTTATTTCGTTCCTGCTCGTTTCCATCGGCCTCGGCCTTGCCAGCGGGCTAAACATTGATACCATCGGCAAAGCCATTCAGAAAGGTGTCGGCGGCACGCTCGGCGACCTGGTACTGATTGTGGGATTCGGGGCGATGCTCGGCAAAATGGTCGCGGACAGTGGTGCAGCCCAGCGCATTACAGATGCGCTGATTGGCTTATTTGGAAAAAAATACATTCAATGGGGCATGGCGCTGGCCGGCTTCGTGATTGGAATTCCTTTGTTTTACAATGCCGGATTTGTGATTGTGATCCCCCTTATTTTCATGATCAGCGCCACTGCGCAGCTTCCGCTGCTCTATATAGGTATCCCCATGCTGTCGGCGCTGTCGGTGGCTCACGGCTACCTTCCGCCCCACCCCTCACCTGCCGCCATTGCCAGCCAGCTTCATGCTGACCTGGGGCAAACGCTGCTGTATGGCATTATGGTCTCCATTCCGGCTATTGCAGTCGCGGGTCCGCTCTTTGGGAGTACGCTCAAACGTTTTCAGCCGAAGCCGGATGAAGATCTGTTCAATGTGAGGCCACGGCCGGCCAGCGAGCTTCCCGGACTGGGAATCAGTATTGTGACTGGTTTGCTGCCTGTACTGCTGCTCACCACCATGTCGGGTATCAAGAAACTTTATCCTGAAAGCAAGATCATCGGTTTGCTTGCAGAACCCTACTTTGGTATGCTGCTCTCCGTGTTGTTTGCAGCATACACCCTCGGCATACGTCGCGGCAACAACATGAAAATGATCAGCAAAAGCATGGAGGAGGCATTTAAAGGCGTGTCTGTAATCCTGCTGATCATTGCAGGAGCGGGCGTTTTCAAGGAAATCATGACAGCCAGCGGCGTGAGCACCTATATAGCCGAGGGCCTCGCGGGCATCAACATTTCTCCGCTCCTGCTCAGCTGGAGTATTGCAGCCGTAATCCGGGTTTGTGTCGGCTCAGCCACCGTAGCCGGACTGACCACCGTAGGC harbors:
- the gyrA gene encoding DNA gyrase subunit A, which translates into the protein MAEASGENIIPINIEDEMRGAYIDYSMSVIISRALPDVRDGLKPVHRRVLYGMSELGVNYNRSHKKSARIVGEVLGKYHPHGDSSVYNTMVRMAQEWSLRYPLVDGQGNFGSIDGDNPAAMRYTEARLKRIADELMNDLGKDTVDFQPNFDDSLSEPTVLPAKFPNLLVNGSSGIAVGMATNMAPHNLSEVVDGVLAYVADPDITVQGLMEYIKAPDFPTGGIIYGYQGVRSALETGRGSIIMRSKAQFEVSKTGKEQIIVTEIPYMANKAAIIERIAGLINDKKLDGISDIRDESDRDGMRIVFDLKKDAIPNIVLNHLFKYTPLQSSFGVNNVALVKGRPVLLNLKDLIRHYVDHRIVVITRRTEYELREAEKRAHILEGLLIALDNLDAVISLIRNSVDPDAAKSGLIEQFSLSEIQAKAILEMRLQRLTGLERDKIVKEYEEIMVLITDLKDILANESRKYDIIKSELTEIRERYGDVRRTKIEFAAEEFSDEDMIADEEMLITISNAGYIKRTPLAEYRTQTRGGVGSRGVKTKDTDFTEHLFSATMLNYLLIFTEFGKLYWMKVYEVPEGSKTSKGRPIQNLISLEGGDSIRSVINVKTLSDEDYINNNYIIMCTRQGTIKKTLLEAYSRPRTNGIIAISINDGDRLLDVALTNGDNDIVIASSAGRAVRFNEKGVRPMGRTAAGVRGINLNDPDNKAIGMVCISREDAQLLVVSENGFGKRSDIDSYRITNRGGKGVSTMNATDKVGKLVAIKEVTEQDDLMIITRNGIAIRMSVLDIRLAGRNTQGVKLIRLNNSDEITSVTRILKDPDEKAEELDEDGNVIKPAIVVEGASDSIIVSADEQEILSDDDDLTEEDEDENEASDE
- a CDS encoding gluconate:H+ symporter encodes the protein MPLLLTFFAILALIILIAWLKIDTFISFLLVSIGLGLASGLNIDTIGKAIQKGVGGTLGDLVLIVGFGAMLGKMVADSGAAQRITDALIGLFGKKYIQWGMALAGFVIGIPLFYNAGFVIVIPLIFMISATAQLPLLYIGIPMLSALSVAHGYLPPHPSPAAIASQLHADLGQTLLYGIMVSIPAIAVAGPLFGSTLKRFQPKPDEDLFNVRPRPASELPGLGISIVTGLLPVLLLTTMSGIKKLYPESKIIGLLAEPYFGMLLSVLFAAYTLGIRRGNNMKMISKSMEEAFKGVSVILLIIAGAGVFKEIMTASGVSTYIAEGLAGINISPLLLSWSIAAVIRVCVGSATVAGLTTVGILAPLLASSTVAPELIVLSIGSGSLMFSHLNDGGFWLFKEYFNLSIRETLLTWSVMETIVSIMGLLGVLVLNLFV